A genomic stretch from Thalassophryne amazonica unplaced genomic scaffold, fThaAma1.1, whole genome shotgun sequence includes:
- the LOC117505951 gene encoding uncharacterized protein LOC117505951 gives MPAAICHISELPPDRAILHIKWTGHSAYQDPLDISQSLGSISSLDTASLSSSKGPSPAASPSPSPAASTNLRSVSEWPSPFPFPALSLDVELKLRKGNEAYEKTNKGIDVTRDIKTDILDNISHPVFDIKAYPQPHELASIAFALITKYPCLREVDGNGYDGWLGSIRNKFNNFRAKLRLAGCSEVSLNCKRKADGGTAAYTLKKAKRGEINHFPEHPNQQDDSSLEQHRKLLVEATKMAKIDEKFIKETMEMTFSLRRREVVDDQPMVIEVQDRWPALFFREQIDAEFYRITNKMLLATFRAAVDKYTPKLLRLYRSRKAAFGKAMDDVMAKLDDEETDADDVALRGVAVGILYVHEDCGPGRSTQVQNIAVILEERIVLRDIPDTPTALAYFLACFTLSIFPTQRL, from the exons ATGCCCGCTGCAATTTGTCACATATCAGAACTTCCGCCTGATCGTGCAATTCTACACATTAAGTGGACAGGGCATTCAGCTTATCAAGATCCCTTGGATATATCTCAGTCCCTTGGATCTATCTCGTCACTCGACACTGCAAGCTTAAGCTCCTCCAAAGGCCCCTCACCCGCCGCCTCACCCAGCCCCTCGCCCGCTGCCTCAACAAATTTACGGAGTGTGTCAGAGTGGCCCTCTCCATTCCCTTTCCCCGCTCTGTCCCTTGATGTTGAGCTGAAGTTAAGAAAAGGCAATGAGGCATATGAGAAGACAAATAAAGGCATTGATGTTACAAGAGACATTAAGACAGACATTCTTGACAATATTTCCCATCCTGTTTTTGATATAAAAGCGTATCCTCAGCCTCACGAACTTGCATCCATTGCATTTGCATTAATTACCAAATACCCATGTCTCAGAGAGGTCGATGGCAACGGTTATGATGGGTGGCTTGGCAGTATCAGGAACAAGTTCAACAACTTCAGAGCAAAGCTGCGGCTGGCTGGCTGCAGTGAAGTTTCTCTTAATTGCAAAAGAAAGGCAGATGGAGGCACTGCAGCATACacactgaagaaggccaagcgtgGTGAGATTAACCATTTTCCTGAACATCCGAATCAGCAGGATGATTCCTCACTTGAACAGCACAGAAAGCTCTTGGTGGAAGCAACAAAGatggccaaaatagatgagaagttcATTAAGGAAACCATGGAAATGACCTTTTCCCTGAGGAGAAGGGAGGTTGTTGATGATCAGCCGATGGTGATTGAAGTGCAGGACAGATGGCCTGCTTTGTTTTTCAGAGAGCAG ATTGATGCAGAGTTCTATCGCATCACAAACAAGATGCTATTGGCAACATTCAGAGCTGCAGTGGACAAGTACACTCCCAAACTACTTCGTCTGTACCGTTCACGAAAAGCAGCCTTTGGGAAGGCTATGGACGATGTGATGGCAAAGCTTGATGATGAG GAGACTGATGCAGATGATGTGGCTCTCCGGGGCGTGGCTGTGGGCATTCTTTATGTTCACGAAGATTGTGGTCCGGGAAGATCCACACAAGTGCAAAACATTGCGGTAATCCTTGAAGAGAGAATTGTTTTGCGAGATATCCCAGACACTCCAACTGCTCTGGCATACTTTTTGGCCTGCTTTACGCTCTCAATATTTCCTACCCAAAGGCTCTGA